TTCTGTGGGTTATGTAATGAGGGAGCGGCAGCAATTTGATAATGCAATATATTTTAAATCGGCGGTAAGCGTTTGGAAAGAGGATCGGCTGATTGCTCTGAATACGACCATTGTTTCACATACGAAAGGTTCAGTTACACTACAGGATGGACAGAACCTCATGAAGGGGAATCACATATTTGTAGTACGTTCTTTGCGGGGGTAATTTCAGTAACCCTATAAAGAAGAATAAATGGTACATCTTCCATTGGAGATGTACCATTTGTTATTTACAGAACTTCAGTTAGTTTGCATAACGCTTAGTAAGTCTTATAGCTTCTCATTCTTGAGAGGCTCCGTCTCTTCCTCTCGATCGGTAACAATAATCTCGTACACTCGCAGAAAAATAATTTTTGCAATCATATAGACGGGAAGCGCAATAAGCACGCCAATAATACCGTAGAAATCTCCACCTATAAGAACAAGAAGGACAGTGGTCAGTGGATGAACATCTAATGATTTTCCGTAAATGATCGGTGAGAGCACATTATCTTGAATTTGCTGTGCAATGAATATGATCACCAAGGACCATATGGCCATCGTAGGTGACTCAATGAAGCCTACTATAATTACCGGTATTGCTGCAAGGAAAGAACCTACATAAGGGATGAAATTGAGCGGTACAGAAATTACTGCGAGCAGTAGTGAGTAAGGGAGCCCGATGATAAGGAAACCGATATATAACATAATACCGAGTACGACGTTTAGCACCACACGTGTGACAATGAAACTGCTGAGCGCACTGTCGATATCTCCAAACATCTCTTGTCCTTGCTTGCGGTATTTTTTCGGGAGTAGACCCTGTAATTTAGGTGACAGCTTATAGTCATCTTTCAGCATGTAGTACAGAATGATGGGCAAGGTAGCGATTAATACTACAATGCTGGAAACTACACCGATCAAATTGGACATCGAATTGGTGACCCAAGTAATTGCATCGCTAAGATATTCTGATATACGGGCAGCTATGTCGGAGTCCCCTTGGAAAAAGCGCGACAGTGTCGGATCGTCCCTTAAGGCATTGAACTGATCCTGTAATCCCTGAACGAGATAAGGGGTATTATCGATAAAGTTCTGAATTTGTTCTTGTAGCGTCGGCCAGACTAGAATCCAGAAGAGAATGAACAATCCCGCAAACAGGAAATAAATAAGCAGGATGGAGAGCGTTCGATTCAATTTTCTTTTTTCAAGGACGCGTACTAACGGACGTAACAGGTAGTACATGAAGCCTGATAGCAGCATGGGAATAAGTAATAATCTGAAAATGGCAGCCAAAGGTGCGAATAGAAACATTACTTTGGAGCCTAAGTACAAAATAAGTAAAAAAGCGATGATAGTAAGACTTGTCCGAAAATACTTCTGTTGTTGCAATAGGAACATCCCCCAATTTCAAAATAACAATCTATGTAGTTTAATAACCCTAATTCACATGTCTTGATTCAAATGAGTGGATTACTTCCCTATAGGTAGTTGTTGGCATATCCGTGGAGGATGACCATATGACTAAGGCTACGCCAAGTAAGCTGTTCACATCACATCACATCACATAACCATAACATCATCATTACCATTCCGGGGCTTCATGGATTATCTTGACTTCCGTTTGGAAGTTTTTTTTGTGGATAGGGTGAATATTTCTGGTACTATAACCTCGCCTCCGGTTTCCTTCGTAACTTGTCTTGCCTTGACGAGAGACATAAAAGCAAAAAATTCCCCTAAAGTGGCCAGTGCGGCAGCAATGATCTCATAATCTTCAGCGCTTAATTCTGCAGCTTCTTCACGGCCAGTTCCGTTCCCGTTGTAATTTCCATTACTGTTTCCATTACTATTCGGATTTCCATTACCGCCCATTTTGTTGTTAGTTCTTCTGTTGGCCATTTCTGATCACCCGCTTTTTCCTATATGTAGTATTAATATGTTTTAAACACGGTTGAGGAGATAGGCAATTGGTATCTAATTTTCTAAAGGACTGTTTAGCTGTTAAGGTAAGCTGGGATCATTCCAATTATTTCATCCTGCTGAAGGGCCATTTTTAATGTTAAAGCGCTTTACAGATGATGAAAACGCTGTTAAAATCATAAATGAGCACAAATGATCAATAACAGTCACGGATATTCAATTAATGGTCATGAAATTCCAAAGATAAGCGCATTTAATAGATGAATTAGCGCTTTAACTTAAAGGAGCGAACCACGATGTTGTTTGAGGAAGAGAGAAAACAAAGAATCGTGCTTTTTGTGGAAAAGAATTCAAGAGCTTCAGTGCAGGAGCTTAGTCAGGAAATGGGCGTATCCGAGTCTACTGTGCGCCGTGACCTGAAAGAGCTTGAAGAAGCCAAGCTGTTGAAACGAACGCATGGCGGGGCAGTATCTCTGCAGAGTGTTAACTTTGAGGCGACCTATCCAGATAAGGAAGATCGCTTGTTGGATGAGAAGCAGAGAATTGCGCGCAAGGCTGTAGAGATGATTCAGGAAGGCGACGCTATTCTGCTGGATGCTGGAACAACAACGCTACAGATCGCCAAAGAGCTGAAGAACTTTTCAAATATCAAGGTTATTACGAACTCAATCATGGCACTTAATGAGCTGAAGGATTGCCGAAATATAGAGGTTTCGATTACAGGCGGTATGTTGCGACCTGATACGATGGCTTTTGTAGGACCGATGACAGAACGTTCTCTAGAGATGGTTCGAGTAGATAAAACCTTTCTTGCAACCAACGGATTAGACTTACGTGAAGGCATTACGACACCGAATATGCTTGAAGCTGCCACTAAGCGCAAGATGATCTCAGTTGCGAAGCAAGTTATTCTGCTGGCCGATCATAGCAAACTAGGTCAGGTATCCTTCTGTAAGGTTGCCGATGTGATGGAAATGGATCACTGCATCATTGATTCTGGTGCGTCTGACAAGTTTATCCGTGAGATCACGCAAATGGGTGTTGATTTCTCTCTCGTGTGACCTAGGTAGAAGATGTTCTATGAATAGAAACATCTGAATTTGAATTGTAAAGAATCATCGTTTGATCGTTTGGAGAAATTACATCTGCCGCATGTTTAGGCGATATCTATGACTTAGAAAACCAAAATAATTGAGGGATAATTATGATCTATACAGTAACGCTTAATCCTTCCATTGATTACATCGTGGAAGTTGAAGATTTGAGACTAGGTGACTTGAACCGGATGAAACGTGATTTGAAGCTTCCCGGAGGTAAAGGGATTAACGTATCACGCGTGTTAAATCAGCTTGAAGTTCAGAATAAGGCTATAGGTTTCCTTGGTGGATTCACTGGACGATATATTGAGGATTGGTTGCTGAAAGAATCGATTTCAAGTGATTTCGTATTTGTTTCTGATGATACCCGAATTAATATCAAGCTCAAGCATGGAGAGGAGACGGAGATTAACGGTGCAGGACCCATCATCAGTGATACGGAGGCCGATGAGCTGTTGCAGAAGCTGGCCGCTCTGAATGAGGATGATGTTGTGATTTTGTCGGGAAGTGTGCCTCCATCGCTTGGTGCTGATTTCTATGATAAGTTGATTTCTGTATGTAAGCAGAGCGGGGCCGAATTCGTCATTGATACAACGGGTACAGCGCTGAACAAGGCACTTCCTCATCAGCCCTTGCTCGTTAAGCCTAATCATCATGAGCTCGCAGAGCTATTCGGTGTTACGATTCACACGAGGGAAGAGATTATTATCTACGGACGCAAGCTGCTCGAAGCTGGCGCAAAGCATGTGCTGGTTTCAATGGCTGGTGAAGGAGCCTTGTTCATTACGGAACAGGGGGTATATCACGCCAATGCGCCAAAAGGACAGGTAAAGAATTCTGTAGGTGCAGGGGATTCCATGATCGCTGGATTCGTTGGCACACTAGCCTTGACTGGAGATTTAATGGAGGCTTTTCGTGCAGGAGTTGCCTCAGGAAGCGCAACCGCGTTCTCTGATGACCTGGCAAATAGAGAATTCATCGAGCAACTTAGACCGCTGATCAACATCTCAGAAGTGTAAGCAAACAGCATTATAAGTACTCAAGGGAGTTGGAAGACATGAAAATTACGGATTTGATGATAAAAGATACAATGATTATGAATTTAAAAGCAACCACTAAAGAAGGCGCAATTGATGAATTGATCGCTAGTCTTGCCGCTAGTGGTCGAATCAATGATCCTGTTCTATTTAAAGAGATGATTCTAAAGCGTGAAGAGCAGTCCAGTACTGGAATTGGCGGTGGTATTGCAATGCCACATGCTAAGACTAAAGCGGTGAATGAAGCGACGGTTGTGTTTGCCAAGAGCGCGACGGGCGTGGAGTTCGAATCGCTAGATGATGAACCGGCTCGAATTTTCTTTATGATTGCCGCCCCAGAAGGAGCGGGCAATATGCATCTTCGTACATTGGCCTCGCTGTCCAGACTATTGATCGATAGCGAATTCATCGAACAGCTGATGAATACCCGAACGACTGATGAGGTATCCGCCTTGTTCGATGCCAAGCAGGCGGAAGGGGAAGCTAAGGAGAAAGAGAACGAAACCAAGGACAGTGTTACAACGTCAGAACCTGAAAAGCTAATCGTCGGCAACCCAGATTCCCAAGCATTTGTCGTAGCTGTAACCGCTTGTCCTACCGGAATTGCACATACCTTTATGGCTGAGGATGCGCTCAAAAAGAAGGCTCTGGAAATGGGAGTCAATATCCGTGTAGAGACAAATGGTTCTGAGGGTGCCAAAAACGTATTAACACCTGATGAGATTCGGCGTGCAAGTGGTGTAATTGTCGCAGCGGATAAACAAGTGGAAATGGCTCGTTTCGATGGTAAACCAGTGCTGCAAAGACCGGTTAGTGATGGTATCCGTAAATCAGAAGAGCTGATTCGGAAAGCTATGAATGGCGATGCACCGATCTACCATAATGAAGGTCGTAGCGGCAATGACGATGCGTCAAAAGAGAAATCTGGCAGTATCGGCAGTAAAATATATAAAGATTTGATGAACGGTATCTCCCACATGCTGCCGTTTGTAGTCGGCGGTGGTATTCTGCTGGCGATCTCCTTCCTGATTGAGCAGGTAGGTGGAGCGGAACATCCTCTGTTCCAGTTGCTGCAGACGATCGGTGGCGGGGATGGTGCCTTCCATTTCTTAATTCCAGTCCTTGCTGGATTTATAGCGATTAGCATTGGTGATCGTCCAGCACTGATGCCAGGTATGGTTGGCGGTTACATGGCCTTGAATTCAAACGCTGGATTCCTTGGCGGTCTGGCCGCAGGTTTCTTGGCTGGTTATGTAGTTATTGGCCTGCGCAAAGTATTTGCAGGTTTGCCAAAAACCCTCGACGGACTAAAGCCGATTCTGTTATATCCGGTATTCGGCCTCCTGATTACCGGTGGGTTGATGTATTACCTGTTTGATCCGGTGTTTAGCTGGATCAACGTAGGACTCATTGATTGGCTTAACGACCTTGGAACCGTAAATGCAGTGATTCTAGGTCTTGTTCTCGGTGGAATGATGGCCATTGATATGGGAGGACCTTTTAATAAAGCGGCCTACACTTTTGCCATCGGTGTATTTACTACTAGTGGTAATACCAACGGCTTTATGATGGCGGCAGTAATGGCAGGCGGGATGGTGCCTCCACTTGCAATAGCACTAGCTACTACTTTCTTCAAGAATAAATTCACGGAAGCAGAACGAAAATCAGGCTTAACGAATTATGTACTGGGCTTGTCGTTCATTACAGAAGGTGCGATTCCATTCGCCGCTGCCGATCCACTACGTGTTCTGACCTCCTGTATCCTAGGTTCAGCCGTGGCTGGTGGTCTTACACAGCTGTGGAATATCAACGTTCCAGCGCCGCATGGCGGGATCTTTGTGGCTGCGCTTTCGAGCCATGCGCTGCTATTCCTGTTAGCCGTTCTCATCGGAGCAGTCATATCTGGCTTAATGCTCGGATTATGGAAGAAACCGCTAGTGGCAAAGTAATAAAATAAGTTCATTTGAATTGCTGAGTGCCAGACGCTTATTCTGGTGCCCAGCAGTTTTTCTTACCTGAACATTGACCACATATTCCCCTCAACCCCTGCGAGAATAATCTCCTTGTTTGAGGTTTATTTTTGTATAATTTAAAATATATATAATCAGAGTGCAAAGGAGAGAGCGAGATGATACTGCATAAGGGGGAGGTTTTGTTCCGTCAAGGGGACAGCTGCGAATTCTTATATAAGGTAAAAAGTGGGCTGTTCAAGGTAACAAGGCTTCATGAGAATGGGAACATGGTGCTATTTAACATCTTGTATCCCGGTGAGATGGTTCCCCATCATTCACTCATTTCGCCAAAGGAGGCGCATGGAACAGCGGTTGCGATGATGAAGAGCGAAGTGGAAGCAGTGCCTTCAGCGGAATGGTATCAACAGGTGCGAGATGAGCCCGGTCAAGCGATGGAAATCGCCAGACTGCTGCAGGAGAAAGTACGGTTCATGCAGACAAGGCTAGATCATCTTACCGTTGGTACACCTGCAGAACGTTTGGAACTGTTAACCCGCTGGTTCAATGATTACTCTCATGGCGAAGCGCTAACAGAGCTGTTGACACAGGAAGAAATTGGACAATTGATCGGCGTGAGACGCGAAACAGTCAATCGTTTGCTGCGTACCGTGGAGTGATTCCTGCTTTTTTATAGCAAGGTGTTTAGAGTGGGTGATCTCCGTGGTATAATGTATTCAGAACTTATTAAATTAGAGAAAGGATCAGGATACCATGTGTCCCCGAAGGACGATTCCCCAAAGGACGATTTGGAAACGTTATGATCTGTCTTATACTTAGCTTCCCTGTAGAAGGTGCGTGAACCGTTGTTATTCGACGAACCGCCTCTGCGAGGGGAAGGAGTATATATATGCGAAGGAGCAACACCTCCGGTTTTACCCGTCGTAGAGGTTGGTGGGACGTTTAGCCGCCATATACGATAAGGGGAGACCTGTATGAGGAACCACAATAACGGAGTGAATATACTGCTCCGATTGACAGTCATTTTGTTCGGTACATTTTTGCTTGCATTTACTTATTATCACATTAATTTTCAGAACCATTTGTCTGAGGGCGGATTCGTAGGATTATCGCTGCTCGGCAAATACGTATTAGGTATTTCACCTTCAATTTCAACTCTGCTTCTAGACGTTCCAGTACTCTTGATTGCATGGATGTTCAAAGGGAAAGCGTTCGTGTGCAACACCTTTGTTTCTGTAGGAGCCTTTACAATCTTTTACGGACTAATGGAACGATATTCCGGTTTGGTCATCAATTTGCAGGGCAACTTGGCATTAGCAGCCCTTTTGTCTGGCGTACTGACAGGTTTAGGTGCGGGAATTATTCTGCGAAGCGGCGGCGCAAGTGGTGGAGACGATATTTTGTCGCTGCTGATCAGTGAATGGAAGGGTATCAAAGTAGGTACAGTATTCATCATGATGGATGTAATCGTTCTGGCACTATCACTTTTCTATATGCCTGTTAAAGAAACAATGTATACGGTGATGGCGGTAGTCGTAGCTGGCTATGTGATCACTTTTACAACCTCTTTAGGCAAACCGAAGAGAGTGAAGGCGCCAAAGATTCAGTCTACGCTGCGTAAACCCCATGATGGTGCGGTAATGTGAAGAAGGCTGGTATAAACAGCTTATTCGGGGATATACTAATAATAAGGTCAGCCAGAATTTCTGGTTGACTTTTTTTATGTTTTCGGGGCTCGCACTAAGTACCTGAATGAGCATCGAAGTTAAAGACCTACTTTGTGTGGTGATTTTGTAGTGAAATTAAGGCAATAATATTCTCTCTCTCCTCGTATCAATAAAAATGATGTATTATAGTAGGAATATTCATTTGTTATCCGTTTGTACTATACTGTGCGGTGAACACGGGTGTTTACGGACTCAGATGCACTTATTTGTGCGTTTTAGCCCTTTTGGAGGTAGTTACGGACAGGGAA
This window of the Paenibacillus sp. FSL R10-2734 genome carries:
- a CDS encoding AI-2E family transporter, whose product is MFLLQQQKYFRTSLTIIAFLLILYLGSKVMFLFAPLAAIFRLLLIPMLLSGFMYYLLRPLVRVLEKRKLNRTLSILLIYFLFAGLFILFWILVWPTLQEQIQNFIDNTPYLVQGLQDQFNALRDDPTLSRFFQGDSDIAARISEYLSDAITWVTNSMSNLIGVVSSIVVLIATLPIILYYMLKDDYKLSPKLQGLLPKKYRKQGQEMFGDIDSALSSFIVTRVVLNVVLGIMLYIGFLIIGLPYSLLLAVISVPLNFIPYVGSFLAAIPVIIVGFIESPTMAIWSLVIIFIAQQIQDNVLSPIIYGKSLDVHPLTTVLLVLIGGDFYGIIGVLIALPVYMIAKIIFLRVYEIIVTDREEETEPLKNEKL
- a CDS encoding DeoR family transcriptional regulator, translated to MKRTHGGAVSLQSVNFEATYPDKEDRLLDEKQRIARKAVEMIQEGDAILLDAGTTTLQIAKELKNFSNIKVITNSIMALNELKDCRNIEVSITGGMLRPDTMAFVGPMTERSLEMVRVDKTFLATNGLDLREGITTPNMLEAATKRKMISVAKQVILLADHSKLGQVSFCKVADVMEMDHCIIDSGASDKFIREITQMGVDFSLV
- the pfkB gene encoding 1-phosphofructokinase: MIYTVTLNPSIDYIVEVEDLRLGDLNRMKRDLKLPGGKGINVSRVLNQLEVQNKAIGFLGGFTGRYIEDWLLKESISSDFVFVSDDTRINIKLKHGEETEINGAGPIISDTEADELLQKLAALNEDDVVILSGSVPPSLGADFYDKLISVCKQSGAEFVIDTTGTALNKALPHQPLLVKPNHHELAELFGVTIHTREEIIIYGRKLLEAGAKHVLVSMAGEGALFITEQGVYHANAPKGQVKNSVGAGDSMIAGFVGTLALTGDLMEAFRAGVASGSATAFSDDLANREFIEQLRPLINISEV
- a CDS encoding fructose-specific PTS transporter subunit EIIC, with translation MKITDLMIKDTMIMNLKATTKEGAIDELIASLAASGRINDPVLFKEMILKREEQSSTGIGGGIAMPHAKTKAVNEATVVFAKSATGVEFESLDDEPARIFFMIAAPEGAGNMHLRTLASLSRLLIDSEFIEQLMNTRTTDEVSALFDAKQAEGEAKEKENETKDSVTTSEPEKLIVGNPDSQAFVVAVTACPTGIAHTFMAEDALKKKALEMGVNIRVETNGSEGAKNVLTPDEIRRASGVIVAADKQVEMARFDGKPVLQRPVSDGIRKSEELIRKAMNGDAPIYHNEGRSGNDDASKEKSGSIGSKIYKDLMNGISHMLPFVVGGGILLAISFLIEQVGGAEHPLFQLLQTIGGGDGAFHFLIPVLAGFIAISIGDRPALMPGMVGGYMALNSNAGFLGGLAAGFLAGYVVIGLRKVFAGLPKTLDGLKPILLYPVFGLLITGGLMYYLFDPVFSWINVGLIDWLNDLGTVNAVILGLVLGGMMAIDMGGPFNKAAYTFAIGVFTTSGNTNGFMMAAVMAGGMVPPLAIALATTFFKNKFTEAERKSGLTNYVLGLSFITEGAIPFAAADPLRVLTSCILGSAVAGGLTQLWNINVPAPHGGIFVAALSSHALLFLLAVLIGAVISGLMLGLWKKPLVAK
- a CDS encoding Crp/Fnr family transcriptional regulator, coding for MILHKGEVLFRQGDSCEFLYKVKSGLFKVTRLHENGNMVLFNILYPGEMVPHHSLISPKEAHGTAVAMMKSEVEAVPSAEWYQQVRDEPGQAMEIARLLQEKVRFMQTRLDHLTVGTPAERLELLTRWFNDYSHGEALTELLTQEEIGQLIGVRRETVNRLLRTVE
- a CDS encoding YitT family protein, with product MRNHNNGVNILLRLTVILFGTFLLAFTYYHINFQNHLSEGGFVGLSLLGKYVLGISPSISTLLLDVPVLLIAWMFKGKAFVCNTFVSVGAFTIFYGLMERYSGLVINLQGNLALAALLSGVLTGLGAGIILRSGGASGGDDILSLLISEWKGIKVGTVFIMMDVIVLALSLFYMPVKETMYTVMAVVVAGYVITFTTSLGKPKRVKAPKIQSTLRKPHDGAVM